In one Anabrus simplex isolate iqAnaSimp1 chromosome 9, ASM4041472v1, whole genome shotgun sequence genomic region, the following are encoded:
- the LOC136881216 gene encoding leucine-rich repeat-containing protein 15, which translates to MEVGRLVLWVAAIAISTTLVQGCPSGCICSQTALVYSYRIRATCSNLGLSEVPSEDDMWENDRISVMQLVSNNISVITNLSFYNMDNLVAIDLEQNQISEVESGAFARLIWLTALDMSKNKITYLHPETFINNDKLLFLDLSYNMLSVPTDNAFLISDSPLIIRLAACNLQHVSEITFSRVPNLLTLDLSSNNLQDFNLTILDDKEFIKVFVIRNNSQVLSIEGSFPSALEKLDFSGTVFDLKKISFPHRNSLEMLNLNGCNLTELPKRILERLTNLEELQLNNNNITHFDTATINIFRDLRRLQLKNNSISSIEINTFDETYIWKLVLSGNPIDFPDSGPFLKAPVLQELEMKSCFISHIGNDSFQEMKSLNYIDLSYNNIKLISRDAFIGLQELTTLLLQNNEIVTIERDSFLHNIKLTTLNLSGNPLVIPSDVPLLSAPSLKTLALVACGFTRLPLKVFSHSLHLNTLDISNNKLQFIDVKVFSKMKTLQSLNMSNNPFTCDYQLRPLWLLCLDRNINCSASCGPEKGSWIVLEDVTPPEGTEDISTTTDATATQPAIGDSKSEKQYSSGQSVASAVMLMLSLGFIVGVVVGFISGCLFLQKYLGINRREDAVYHSVASESITAESLQNLCVNDTS; encoded by the coding sequence ATGGAGGTGGGAAGACTCGTGCTGTGGGTCGCCGCAATTGCTATTTCCACCACGCTCGTTCAGGGCTGTCCAAGTGGATGTATCTGCAGTCAGACGGCACTAGTATATAGCTACAGGATACGTGCTACTTGCAGCAATTTGGGACTCAGCGAAGTTCCTTCAGAAGATGACATGTGGGAAAATGATAGGATATCCGTAATGCAGTTAGTTTCCAATAATATATCAGTCATCACTAATCTTAGTTTCTACAATATGGACAATTTGGTCGCCATCGATTTAGAACAGAATCAAATAAGTGAAGTTGAATCTGGTGCTTTTGCAAGATTGATATGGTTGACCGCTTTAGATATGAGCAAAAATAAGATTACTTACCTGCATCCTGAAACATTTATAAACAATGATAAGTTACTTTTCCTAGATTTGAGTTATAATATGCTGAGCGTCCCCACAGATAACGCTTTTCTTATCAGTGACAGTCCATTAATTATACGACTAGCTGCATGTAATTTACAACATGTTTCAGAGATAACATTTTCCCGAGTTCCAAATCTGTTGACATTAGACTTGAGCTCAAACAATTTACAAGATTTTAATTTAACTATACTCGACGATAAAGAATTTATCAAAGTATTTGTTATAAGAAACAACTCTCAAGTTTTATCCATAGAAGGAAGCTTTCCGTCAGCACTAGAGAAGCTAGACTTCAGCGGAACAGTCTTCGATCTCAAGAAAATATCATTTCCGCACCGTAATAGCTTGGAAATGTTAAATTTGAATGGCTGCAATTTAACTGAACTTCCAAAGAGGATATTGGAAAGATTAACTAACCTAGAAGAGCTTCAacttaacaacaataatattacacaCTTCGATACTGCAACAATAAATATCTTCCGTGATTTACGTCGACTTCAACTGAAAAATAACTCCATTAGCTCTATTGAAATAAACACCTTTGACGAGACTTATATATGGAAATTGGTCCTCAGTGGAAACCCCATAGACTTTCCGGATTCAGGCCCGTTCCTTAAAGCGCCAGTCTTACAGGAACTGGAAATGAAGTCATGTTTTATCTCCCACATTGGAAATGATTCATTTCAAGAAATGAAAAGCCTTAATTATATAGATCTTAGCTATAATAACATTAAACTAATCAGTCGTGATGCCTTCATTGGACTTCAGGAACTCACAACATTGCTGCTTCAAAATAATGAAATAGTCACGATAGAGAGGGACTCATTCCTTCacaacataaaattaacaacattGAACTTATCTGGAAACCCCTTAGTTATACCTAGTGATGTTCCTCTGTTGTCTGCCCCTTCGTTAAAAACATTAGCTCTAGTGGCGTGTGGATTCACACGGCTTCCTCTAAAAGTATTTTCTCACTCCCTTCACTTAAATACTTTGGACATTTCAAATAATAAGCTTCAGTTCATCGATGTTAAAGTGTTCTCCAAGATGAAGACACTTCAATCTTTGAATATGTCCAATAATCCCTTCACCTGTGATTATCAACTCCGTCCGCTTTGGTTGTTGTGTCTGGACAGAAATATAAACTGCTCTGCCTCTTGTGGTCCAGAGAAGGGATCATGGATTGTTTTGGAGGATGTTACTCCACCTGAAGGAACAGAAGACATTTCCACAACAACGGACGCCACAGCCACGCAGCCCGCCATTGGTGATTCTAAAAGTGAGAAACAATACTCCAGTGGTCAAAGTGTTGCTTCTGCCGTAATGTTGATGCTAAGTTTGGGATTCATTGTGGGTGTAGTGGTGGGTTTCATATCTGGTTGTTTGTTTCTCCAAAAATATCTTGGAATTAATCGGCGTGAGGACGCTGTATATCATTCTGTGGCTTCAGAGTCAATTACTGCAGAAAGCCTACAAAATTTGTGTGTTAATGACACGAGTTGA